A window of Patagioenas fasciata isolate bPatFas1 chromosome 5, bPatFas1.hap1, whole genome shotgun sequence contains these coding sequences:
- the FAM181A gene encoding protein FAM181A yields MASDSEVKTLLNFVNLASSDIKAALDKSAPCRRSVDHRKYLQKQLKRFSQKYSRIPRCHPSKPPECGWRRGPEDRGHGPQPEAPDPSPHGGAATEKVLRTAELEESLTGERVLQEQNPEASRPDQVPMRKRQLPASFWEEPRPAQSLPARAFPSNSEGLPVSRDPPPYEGKKSKRSSDTTGPESPPESALHTGEKDPARVISGRVGTWTCCPFPCPRPGVYQPLGSLPPSPFLGLGLWRKSAATLPVEVPNFCKEADGTGQKLYRPVVLKPIPTKPAVPPPIFNVFGYL; encoded by the coding sequence ATGGCATCTGACAGTGAGGTAAAAACCCTACTGAACTTCGTCAACCTGGCCTCCAGTGACATCAAAGCAGCTTTGGATAAGTCAGCTCCTTGTCGCCGGTCGGTTGACCACAGAAAATACTTGCAGAAGCAGCTCAAAAGGTTTTCTCAGAAGTACTCACGGATCCCACGGTGCCACCCCAGCAAACCCCCTGAATGTGGCTGGCGCAGGGGGCCTGAGGACCGGGGCCACGGCCCCCAGCCTGAGGCACCTGATCCCAGCCCCCATGGTGGGGCTGCCACCGAGAAGGTGCTGCGGACAGCTGAGCTGGAGGAGAGCCTCACTGGGGAACGGGTTTTGCAGGAGCAAAACCCTGAGGCCTCCAGGCCAGACCAGGTGCCCATGAGGAAGCGACAGCTACCTGCCTCCTTCTGGGAAGAGCCGCGGCCAGCCCAGAGCCTGCCAGCAAGGGCCTTCCCCTCCAACTCCGAGGGGCTCCCAGTCTCCAGAGACCCTCCTCCCTACgaagggaagaaaagcaaacGGAGCTCAGACACCACCGGCCCAGAGAGCCCCCCTGAGTCTGCCCTGCACACTGGGGAGAAGGACCCTGCCAGGGTCATCTCAGGCCGGGTGGGCACCTGGACCTGCTGCCCCTTCCCGTGCCCCAGGCCAGGGGTGTAccagcccctgggcagcctgccccCATCGCCcttcctggggctggggctgtggaggAAGAGTGCGGCCACGCTGCCGGTGGAGGTGCCAAACTTCTGCAAGGAGGCCGACGGCACAGGGCAGAAACTCTACAGGCCCGTGGTTTTGAAACCCATCCCCACCAAGCCTGCTGTTCCCCCGCCGATTTTCAATGTTTTCGGCTATCTTTAG
- the ASB2 gene encoding ankyrin repeat and SOCS box protein 2 isoform X2: MATMAANTQRQTIGSEEYSLYSSLSEDELIKMAIQQSLGEDPVGPAAAQKPLVAGPGEASPSRASSHNPPYRIYPWQRLAAQPRGRPQPSSSGTAWGFRRRYDGSMSTTSQPVELDPVVAAIKDGDEKAVCNMMKSGKDLSKPNKDGWIPLHEAAYYGQVGCLSLLQKAYPGTIDQRTLNEETALYLATSRGNLDCLLTLLQAGAEPDISNKARETPLYKACERKNAEAARLLVQYNADTNHRCNRGWTALHEAVSRNDLEIMDILVKGGAKIESANTYGITSLFVAAESGQLEALRYLAKCGADINTQASDNASALYEACKNGHIPIVEFLLSQGADANKANKDGLLPLHIAAKKGICEIVSMLIPVTSRTRVKRSGISPLHLAAERNNDDILEELIDAGYDVNSTLSDERSCLYEDRRTTPLYFAVFNNNIYATELLLQAGANPNVDLINPLLISIRHGCLKTMKLLLDHGANIDAYISSHPTAFPATIMFSMKYLSVLKYLLDLGCDAGSCFECQYGNGPHPALNYRRDRFNDPQLSKQPTVVQFCEMVSTPEMSRWAGPIIDVLLDYVGNVQLCSRLKEHIDSYEDWAVIKEKAEPPRPLSHLCRIKVRSLVGRNRIKLLDTLPLPDRLIRYLQHDYTQ, from the exons atggCTACGATGGCAGCAAATACCCAAAGACAAACAATAGGCTCCGAGGAATACAGTCTGTACAGTAGCTTGAGTGAAGACGAGCTTATAAAGATGGCCATCCAGCAGAGCTTGGGAGAGGACCCGGTGGGTCCAGCAGCTGCCCAGAAGCCACTGGTGGCAGGTCCTGGCGAGGCGTCCCCCAGCCGTGCCAGCAGCCACAACCCGCCCTACCGCATCTACCCGTGGCAAAG ATTGGCGGCCCAGCCGAGAGGCCGTCCTCAACCGTCCAGCTCAGGGACAGCCTGGGGGTTCAGACGAAGGTACGACGGCAGCATGTCCACCACATCCCAGCCCGT AGAACTTGACCCCGTAGTGGCAGCAATCAAGGATGGAGATGAAAAAGCAGTATGTAACATGATGAAATCAGGAAAAGACCTCTCTAAACCTAATAAGGACGGCTGGATACCCCTCCATGAAGCTGCGTACTATGGCCAAGTGGGTTGCCTGAGCCTGTTGCAAAAAG CATACCCTGGCACAATCGACCAGCGCACACTCAATGAGGAGACAGCTCTCTACTTGGCCACCAGCCGTGGCAACCTGGATTgcctgctcaccctgctgcaggctggggcAGAGCCCGACATCTCTAACAAGGCCAGAGAAACACCACTCTATAAAG CCTGTGAGCGCAAGAATGCAGAGGCTGCAAGACTCCTGGTACAGTACAATGCTGATACCAACCATCGTTGCAATCGAGGATGGACTGCTCTCCATGAGGCTGTCTCCCGAAATGACCTGGAGATCATGGATATCCTGGTGAAAGGGGGTGCCAAGATTGAGTCTGCAAATACCTATGGGATCACTTCTTTATTTGTGGCAGCTGAGAGTGGGCAGTTGGAAGCTTTGAGATACCTGGCAAAATGTG gTGCTGATATAAACACTCAAGCCAGTGATAACGCCTCTGCTCTTTATGAAGCCTGTAAAAATGGACACATACCTATTGTGGAGTTTCTTTTGTCCCAGGGAGCAGATGCTAACAAAGCCAATAAGGATGGACTGTTGCCTCTGCACATTGCAGCCAAAAAAGGGATTTGCGA GATTGTCTCCATGCTGATCCCTGTGACCAGTCGCACCCGTGTCAAGCGCAGCGGCATCAGCCCTCTACATTTGGCGGCCGAACGCAACAATGATGACATCTTGGAAGAGTTGATTGATGCTGGCTATGATGTCAATAGCACTCTCTCTGACGAGCGGTCCTGCCTTTACGAGGACAGACGCACCACCCCCCTCTATTTTGCTGTTTTTAACAACAACATCTATGCCACAGAACTTCTGCTGCAAGCTGGAGCCAACCCCAATGTTGACCTCATCAACCCATTACTCATCTCGATCCGCCATGGCTGCCTGAAGACCATGAAACTGCTCCTTGACCATGGAGCAAACATTGACGCCTATATATCAAGCCATCCCACTGCATTTCCAGCTACCATCATGTTTTCGATGAAGTACCTTTCCGTGCTGAAGTATCTCCTTGATCTGGGCTGTGATGCAGGTTCCTGTTTTGAATGTCAGTATGGAAATGGCCCACACCCTGCATTAAATTACAGACGGGACAGATTTAATGATCCTCAGCTGTCCAAGCAGCCAACTGTAGTACAG TTTTGTGAAATGGTGTCTACTCCAGAGATGAGTCGCTGGGCTGGGCCAATCATTGATGTTCTCCTGGATTATGTGGGTAACGTGCAGCTCTGTTCCCGGCTCAAGGAGCATATTGACAGCTATGAGGACTGGGCTGTCATTAAAGAAAAAGCAG AGCCTCCACGACCTCTTTCCCACCTTTGCCGCATCAAGGTACGAAGCCTTGTTGGAAGAAACCGCATTAAACTCCTTGACACCTTGCCTCTCCCGGACAGACTGATTCGATACCTACAGCATGATTACACACAGTGA
- the ASB2 gene encoding ankyrin repeat and SOCS box protein 2 isoform X1, with amino-acid sequence MATMAANTQRQTIGSEEYSLYSSLSEDELIKMAIQQSLGEDPVGPAAAQKPLVAGPGEASPSRASSHNPPYRIYPWQRELDPVVAAIKDGDEKAVCNMMKSGKDLSKPNKDGWIPLHEAAYYGQVGCLSLLQKAYPGTIDQRTLNEETALYLATSRGNLDCLLTLLQAGAEPDISNKARETPLYKACERKNAEAARLLVQYNADTNHRCNRGWTALHEAVSRNDLEIMDILVKGGAKIESANTYGITSLFVAAESGQLEALRYLAKCGADINTQASDNASALYEACKNGHIPIVEFLLSQGADANKANKDGLLPLHIAAKKGICEIVSMLIPVTSRTRVKRSGISPLHLAAERNNDDILEELIDAGYDVNSTLSDERSCLYEDRRTTPLYFAVFNNNIYATELLLQAGANPNVDLINPLLISIRHGCLKTMKLLLDHGANIDAYISSHPTAFPATIMFSMKYLSVLKYLLDLGCDAGSCFECQYGNGPHPALNYRRDRFNDPQLSKQPTVVQFCEMVSTPEMSRWAGPIIDVLLDYVGNVQLCSRLKEHIDSYEDWAVIKEKAEPPRPLSHLCRIKVRSLVGRNRIKLLDTLPLPDRLIRYLQHDYTQ; translated from the exons atggCTACGATGGCAGCAAATACCCAAAGACAAACAATAGGCTCCGAGGAATACAGTCTGTACAGTAGCTTGAGTGAAGACGAGCTTATAAAGATGGCCATCCAGCAGAGCTTGGGAGAGGACCCGGTGGGTCCAGCAGCTGCCCAGAAGCCACTGGTGGCAGGTCCTGGCGAGGCGTCCCCCAGCCGTGCCAGCAGCCACAACCCGCCCTACCGCATCTACCCGTGGCAAAG AGAACTTGACCCCGTAGTGGCAGCAATCAAGGATGGAGATGAAAAAGCAGTATGTAACATGATGAAATCAGGAAAAGACCTCTCTAAACCTAATAAGGACGGCTGGATACCCCTCCATGAAGCTGCGTACTATGGCCAAGTGGGTTGCCTGAGCCTGTTGCAAAAAG CATACCCTGGCACAATCGACCAGCGCACACTCAATGAGGAGACAGCTCTCTACTTGGCCACCAGCCGTGGCAACCTGGATTgcctgctcaccctgctgcaggctggggcAGAGCCCGACATCTCTAACAAGGCCAGAGAAACACCACTCTATAAAG CCTGTGAGCGCAAGAATGCAGAGGCTGCAAGACTCCTGGTACAGTACAATGCTGATACCAACCATCGTTGCAATCGAGGATGGACTGCTCTCCATGAGGCTGTCTCCCGAAATGACCTGGAGATCATGGATATCCTGGTGAAAGGGGGTGCCAAGATTGAGTCTGCAAATACCTATGGGATCACTTCTTTATTTGTGGCAGCTGAGAGTGGGCAGTTGGAAGCTTTGAGATACCTGGCAAAATGTG gTGCTGATATAAACACTCAAGCCAGTGATAACGCCTCTGCTCTTTATGAAGCCTGTAAAAATGGACACATACCTATTGTGGAGTTTCTTTTGTCCCAGGGAGCAGATGCTAACAAAGCCAATAAGGATGGACTGTTGCCTCTGCACATTGCAGCCAAAAAAGGGATTTGCGA GATTGTCTCCATGCTGATCCCTGTGACCAGTCGCACCCGTGTCAAGCGCAGCGGCATCAGCCCTCTACATTTGGCGGCCGAACGCAACAATGATGACATCTTGGAAGAGTTGATTGATGCTGGCTATGATGTCAATAGCACTCTCTCTGACGAGCGGTCCTGCCTTTACGAGGACAGACGCACCACCCCCCTCTATTTTGCTGTTTTTAACAACAACATCTATGCCACAGAACTTCTGCTGCAAGCTGGAGCCAACCCCAATGTTGACCTCATCAACCCATTACTCATCTCGATCCGCCATGGCTGCCTGAAGACCATGAAACTGCTCCTTGACCATGGAGCAAACATTGACGCCTATATATCAAGCCATCCCACTGCATTTCCAGCTACCATCATGTTTTCGATGAAGTACCTTTCCGTGCTGAAGTATCTCCTTGATCTGGGCTGTGATGCAGGTTCCTGTTTTGAATGTCAGTATGGAAATGGCCCACACCCTGCATTAAATTACAGACGGGACAGATTTAATGATCCTCAGCTGTCCAAGCAGCCAACTGTAGTACAG TTTTGTGAAATGGTGTCTACTCCAGAGATGAGTCGCTGGGCTGGGCCAATCATTGATGTTCTCCTGGATTATGTGGGTAACGTGCAGCTCTGTTCCCGGCTCAAGGAGCATATTGACAGCTATGAGGACTGGGCTGTCATTAAAGAAAAAGCAG AGCCTCCACGACCTCTTTCCCACCTTTGCCGCATCAAGGTACGAAGCCTTGTTGGAAGAAACCGCATTAAACTCCTTGACACCTTGCCTCTCCCGGACAGACTGATTCGATACCTACAGCATGATTACACACAGTGA